From a region of the Oscillatoria salina IIICB1 genome:
- a CDS encoding XisI protein — MDKLDLYRQLIQELLLERTKLRSPNDPVKSQVIFDRERDRYQLVNLGWKNSSTRIYGCILHVDIIEGKIWVQYDGTENAIASQLVEKGVPKQDIVLAYHAPHVRKYTDFALG; from the coding sequence ATGGATAAATTAGATTTATACCGCCAATTAATTCAAGAATTATTGCTCGAAAGAACTAAACTTCGCTCTCCGAATGACCCAGTTAAAAGTCAGGTTATTTTTGACCGAGAGAGAGATCGTTATCAACTGGTTAACTTAGGGTGGAAAAACAGCAGTACGCGAATTTATGGCTGTATTTTGCACGTTGACATTATTGAGGGAAAAATCTGGGTTCAATATGATGGAACGGAAAACGCGATCGCGTCTCAATTAGTTGAGAAGGGTGTTCCAAAGCAAGATATAGTGTTAGCATATCATGCTCCTCATGTACGCAAGTACACAGACTTTGCTTTAGGGTAA
- a CDS encoding Uma2 family endonuclease yields MIASPENFSITSEEYLQMEAQSPTKHEYIDGEVYAMAGASDVHVTISLNLASLLRNHVRGTGCRVYISDMKARIETKNRFYYPDVIVTCDERDQETTHYKSFPCLIVEVLSDSTEAFDRGDKFADYQTLATLQEYVLINSKRQRVECFRRGDNGLWILQFYTEEESVFQLKSVDFEGSLASLYEDVSFELQSEA; encoded by the coding sequence ATGATTGCCTCTCCTGAAAATTTCAGTATTACCTCCGAAGAATATCTTCAGATGGAAGCACAAAGCCCTACTAAACACGAATACATTGATGGTGAAGTTTATGCAATGGCAGGTGCAAGCGATGTTCATGTAACAATATCTCTTAATTTAGCATCTCTCCTCCGTAATCACGTTAGAGGTACTGGTTGTCGGGTTTATATTTCTGATATGAAAGCCAGAATTGAAACTAAGAATAGATTTTATTATCCTGATGTAATCGTAACTTGTGACGAACGCGACCAAGAAACTACTCATTACAAAAGTTTTCCTTGTCTAATTGTGGAAGTTCTTTCTGATTCTACAGAAGCTTTTGATAGAGGTGATAAATTTGCTGATTATCAAACCTTAGCTACTTTACAGGAGTATGTTTTAATTAATTCTAAACGTCAGCGAGTAGAATGTTTTCGACGTGGGGATAATGGGTTATGGATTTTGCAGTTTTACACCGAAGAAGAATCTGTATTTCAACTAAAAAGTGTTGATTTTGAAGGTAGTTTGGCAAGTCTTTATGAAGATGTATCTTTTGAATTGCAGTCTGAAGCTTAA
- a CDS encoding XisH family protein, with amino-acid sequence MRAKDAFHELVRTALENEGWTITHDPYHIDLGFVDFYIDLGAERLIAATKDGDKIAVEIKTFLSPSTISEFHTAIGQFINYRIALEEEEADRRLYLAIPSEIYKRFFKYSFIQTVLRRNQIPLLVYSTDKEEIVQWIN; translated from the coding sequence ATGCGTGCAAAAGATGCGTTTCACGAGTTAGTTAGAACTGCACTTGAGAATGAGGGGTGGACAATTACTCACGATCCGTATCATATTGATTTAGGATTTGTTGATTTTTACATCGATCTAGGGGCAGAAAGATTAATTGCAGCAACGAAAGATGGTGATAAAATTGCCGTAGAGATTAAAACATTTCTCTCACCTTCAACTATTTCTGAGTTTCATACTGCTATTGGTCAATTTATTAATTATCGGATTGCTTTAGAAGAAGAGGAAGCTGATAGACGCTTGTATCTAGCGATTCCATCAGAGATTTATAAACGATTTTTCAAGTATTCATTTATTCAAACCGTGCTGCGTCGAAACCAGATTCCTTTATTGGTTTACAGTACAGACAAAGAGGAAATTGTGCAATGGATAAATTAG
- a CDS encoding ABC transporter ATP-binding protein, with the protein MSEQLTADNLAYTNDEYQPIIIRIEDIYKVYGTGNAEVRALAGVDLIVKKGEYCSIMGPSGSGKSTAMNVIGCLDRPTSGSYYLDGVDVSQLPDSELATIRNRKIGFVFQQFHLLSQMTALENVMLPMVYAGVGSGERRDRAVAALTKVGLSNRLHNKPTQLSGGQQQRVAIARAIVNQPVLLLADEPTGALDSRTTQEVLDIFTELNATGITVVMVTHEPEVARLTKRIVWFRDGKVIHSHLTPEEMLAVAFSH; encoded by the coding sequence ATGAGCGAACAACTAACAGCAGATAACCTAGCATACACTAACGACGAGTATCAGCCGATTATTATTCGCATCGAAGATATTTATAAAGTATACGGTACTGGTAATGCCGAAGTTCGCGCTTTAGCTGGAGTCGATTTAATTGTCAAGAAAGGCGAATATTGTTCGATTATGGGACCTTCTGGTAGTGGTAAGTCTACAGCAATGAATGTCATCGGTTGTTTAGATCGTCCCACTTCCGGAAGCTATTATTTGGATGGTGTGGATGTTTCCCAATTACCAGACAGCGAGTTAGCGACAATTCGCAACCGCAAAATCGGCTTTGTGTTTCAGCAATTTCACCTGCTGTCGCAAATGACAGCCTTGGAAAATGTTATGCTACCGATGGTTTATGCTGGTGTAGGTAGTGGAGAAAGGCGCGATCGCGCGGTTGCTGCTTTAACTAAAGTAGGTTTGTCAAACCGTCTCCACAATAAACCCACTCAACTTTCTGGGGGACAACAACAAAGGGTAGCGATCGCACGCGCGATCGTCAATCAACCTGTTCTACTTTTAGCAGATGAACCCACCGGAGCGCTAGATTCTCGCACTACTCAAGAAGTTTTAGATATTTTTACCGAATTAAATGCTACTGGAATCACTGTAGTTATGGTAACTCACGAACCAGAAGTTGCTCGTCTTACCAAGCGAATTGTTTGGTTTCGCGACGGTAAAGTTATTCATTCTCACCTTACCCCAGAAGAAATGTTAGCAGTAGCTTTTTCTCATTAA
- the glpK gene encoding glycerol kinase GlpK, whose amino-acid sequence MTNYILALDLGTTGSRAIVFDASGDLVTQAYQELKQYYPKPGWLEHDPTEIWQDTCTVIQQALAKKSISPQQIVALGLTVQRETCLLWDKVTGEPLHKAIVWQDRRTAAHCRQLIAQGKAAEIQQRTGLVVDAYFSATKLAWLLSWLRENQPNVNLNNVIAGTVDSWILWNLTNGKIHATDHSNASRTMLMNLAAKDWDEELLDLFAIPRQMMPEIKPSIGLFGKTDPELFGAEIPITAIFGDQQAALFAHGCDRAGMLKCTYGTGCFLVAQTEDNLTLSQHQLLATVAWTTAEKTNYALEGAMFTTGACIQWLRDGLKLIKSAAETETLATQVKDSNGVYFVPALSGLGTPHWDMSARGAFLGITGGVQREHIVRSVLESIAYQVKEVVEAINQDSDTAVKLLKVDGGACKNDFLMQFQADILGVPVERPAILDATAQGTAFGAGLAVGFYQDYRELIASRKVDRIFDPGVGANQAQDNFIIWQKAVERAKNWQDD is encoded by the coding sequence ATGACAAATTATATTTTAGCTCTCGATCTCGGTACTACAGGCAGCCGTGCAATCGTTTTCGATGCGTCTGGCGATCTTGTTACCCAAGCTTACCAAGAATTAAAGCAATATTACCCTAAACCTGGATGGTTGGAACACGACCCTACAGAAATTTGGCAGGATACTTGTACTGTAATTCAACAAGCTTTAGCCAAAAAGAGTATTTCTCCTCAACAAATAGTTGCGCTTGGTTTGACTGTGCAGCGCGAAACTTGTTTACTTTGGGATAAGGTTACAGGCGAACCGTTGCATAAGGCGATCGTCTGGCAAGATCGACGTACTGCTGCTCATTGTCGCCAATTAATTGCTCAAGGTAAAGCTGCGGAAATTCAACAACGCACAGGTTTAGTTGTCGATGCTTATTTCTCCGCAACGAAACTCGCTTGGTTACTGAGTTGGCTGCGCGAAAATCAACCAAATGTTAACTTAAATAACGTTATTGCTGGTACTGTCGATAGTTGGATTTTGTGGAACTTGACAAATGGCAAAATTCATGCAACAGACCATAGCAATGCGAGTCGAACGATGTTGATGAATTTAGCAGCAAAAGACTGGGACGAAGAGTTATTAGACTTGTTTGCAATTCCCCGTCAGATGATGCCTGAAATTAAGCCTAGCATAGGTTTGTTTGGCAAAACAGATCCGGAGTTATTCGGCGCAGAAATACCGATTACGGCGATATTTGGCGACCAACAAGCAGCCTTATTTGCTCACGGCTGCGATCGCGCCGGGATGTTAAAATGCACCTACGGTACAGGCTGCTTTCTTGTAGCCCAAACTGAAGACAATCTCACACTTTCTCAACATCAACTTCTGGCTACTGTAGCTTGGACTACAGCAGAGAAAACAAACTATGCTCTCGAAGGAGCGATGTTTACCACTGGGGCTTGTATTCAATGGTTGCGAGACGGGTTAAAATTAATTAAATCCGCCGCCGAAACTGAGACTTTAGCTACTCAAGTAAAAGACAGCAATGGCGTTTATTTTGTACCAGCATTAAGTGGTTTAGGGACACCTCATTGGGATATGAGCGCACGTGGGGCTTTCTTGGGAATTACCGGGGGCGTACAAAGAGAGCATATCGTGCGATCGGTACTCGAATCAATAGCTTATCAAGTCAAAGAAGTTGTCGAAGCAATTAATCAAGATAGCGACACAGCAGTTAAGCTTTTAAAAGTTGATGGTGGTGCTTGCAAAAATGACTTTTTAATGCAGTTTCAAGCTGATATTTTAGGTGTTCCTGTCGAACGTCCCGCTATCCTTGATGCAACCGCTCAAGGAACAGCTTTTGGTGCGGGTTTAGCGGTGGGTTTCTATCAAGATTATCGCGAATTGATTGCCAGTAGAAAAGTAGATAGAATCTTCGATCCTGGAGTAGGTGCAAATCAAGCTCAAGATAACTTTATTATTTGGCAAAAAGCGGTCGAGCGAGCGAAAAATTGGCAAGATGATTAA